The following coding sequences lie in one Micromonospora sp. R77 genomic window:
- a CDS encoding GNAT family N-acetyltransferase — protein MDVEIIELGPDRLPTVVDLCRRALDLPEDAAEATAVVDTLAVRAAADRPVVLVGAVRGTELVGVLIGSVAQRDPGRGHVDLLAVAPADRRRGIGRALLAAAERRLAGLGAVELLLAGNPPYYAWPGIDVRYTPAVCAALRLGFRQDRTAWNMTADLTAGSAALRPTEAAERRLADQGVTVRRAGPADLPALTAFARSTFGGSWDGELAGSVGRPDAGAHLAERDGELLGFAAYGSSRPSWFGPMGTAPAAEGSGIGGVLLRRCLRDQAAAGHGSAQIGWVGPVPFYAGSAGARIERVFWLYRKPIDAAPA, from the coding sequence ATGGACGTGGAGATCATCGAACTGGGCCCCGACCGGCTGCCCACCGTCGTCGACCTCTGCCGGCGGGCGCTGGACCTGCCGGAGGACGCGGCCGAGGCGACGGCGGTGGTGGACACCCTCGCGGTGCGCGCGGCGGCGGACCGGCCGGTGGTGCTGGTCGGCGCGGTCCGGGGCACGGAGCTGGTCGGGGTGCTGATCGGCTCGGTCGCGCAGCGGGACCCGGGGCGCGGGCACGTCGACCTGCTGGCGGTGGCGCCGGCGGACCGGCGGCGGGGCATCGGACGGGCCCTGCTGGCGGCGGCGGAGCGGCGGCTCGCCGGGCTCGGCGCGGTCGAGCTGCTGCTGGCCGGCAACCCGCCGTACTACGCCTGGCCGGGCATCGACGTGCGCTACACGCCGGCCGTCTGCGCGGCGCTGCGGCTCGGCTTCCGGCAGGACCGTACCGCCTGGAACATGACCGCGGACCTGACCGCCGGCTCCGCGGCGTTGCGGCCGACGGAGGCCGCGGAGCGCCGCCTGGCCGACCAGGGCGTGACGGTACGCCGGGCCGGGCCGGCGGACCTGCCGGCGCTGACCGCCTTCGCCCGGTCCACCTTCGGCGGCTCGTGGGACGGCGAGCTGGCCGGCTCGGTGGGCCGGCCGGACGCCGGGGCGCACCTGGCGGAGCGCGACGGCGAGCTTCTCGGCTTCGCCGCCTACGGGTCGTCGCGGCCGAGCTGGTTCGGCCCGATGGGCACCGCCCCGGCGGCGGAGGGTTCCGGGATCGGCGGGGTGCTGCTGCGCCGCTGCCTGCGGGACCAGGCGGCGGCGGGCCACGGGTCCGCGCAGATCGGCTGGGTGGGGCCGGTGCCGTTCTATGCGGGCAGCGCGGGCGCCCGGATCGAGCGGGTGTTCTGGCTCTACCGGAAACCGATCGACGCAGCTCCGGCGTGA